In Rhinatrema bivittatum chromosome 11, aRhiBiv1.1, whole genome shotgun sequence, a single window of DNA contains:
- the GPR4 gene encoding G-protein coupled receptor 4 encodes MCNVTLPSCDVNSKIDHLFPPTLYIIVIIIGLPANCMALWAAYLQVKQKNELGVYLMNLSIADLLYIATLPLWIDYFLHYDDWIHGQESCKLFGFIFYTNIYISIAFLCCISMDRYLAVAHPLKFARVRRVKTAVGVSVVVWTIEVCANSAPLFHNELFNDRYNHTFCFEKYPMEEWVAWMNLYRIFIGFFFPWILMLFSYQGILRAVKGNVSTEKQEKAKIKRLALSLIIIVLVCFAPYHIILLTRSAMYLSQPCDCGFEEKIFVGYHMALAFTSLNCMADPILYCFVNEGARNDVTKTLASLVRFFSGSKAQEVANASLTVETPLSSKKTSFYSPSDALVLRDEDLQMTILTLNK; translated from the coding sequence ATGTGCAACGTGACTCTACCAAGCTGTGATGTGAATTCTAAGATTGATCATCTTTTCCCACCAACACTGTATATCATTGTCATTATCATTGGTTTGCCAGCCAACTGCATGGCACTCTGGGCTGCCTACCTCCAGGTGAAGCAGAAAAATGAACTAGGTGTTTATCTAATGAACCTGTCCATCGCCGACTTGCTGTACATTGCCACCCTGCCACTCTGGATTGACTACTTCTTGCATTATGATGACTGGATTCATGGCCAAGAGTCATGCAAGCTCTTTGGCTTTATCTTCTACACCAACATCTATATTAGTATTGCCTTCCTCTGTTGCATCTCCATGGACCGTTATCTTGCCGTGGCTCACCCCCTGAAGTTTGCCAGAGTCCGGCGGGTCAAGACAGCTGTGGGGGTCAGTGTAGTGGTGTGGACTATTGAGGTCTGTGCTAATTCAGCCCCACTTTTCCATAACGAACTCTTCAATGACCGTTACAACCACACATTCTGCTTTGAAAAGTACCCCATGGAGGAGTGGGTTGCCTGGATGAACCTATACCGTATTTTTATTGGCTTCTTCTTCCCCTGGATACTCATGCTGTTCTCCTACCAAGGCATCCTGCGGGCTGTGAAGGGCAATGTCTCCACTGAAAAGCAGGAGAAGGCCAAGATCAAGCGATTGGCCTTGAGCCTCATCATCATTGTCCTCGTCTGCTTTGCACCCTACCACATCATCCTGTTGACCCGCAGTGCCATGTACCTCAGCCAGCCTTGTGACTGTGGCTTCGAGGAGAAGATTTTTGTTGGCTACCACATGGCATTGGCCTTCACCAGCCTCAACTGCATGGCCGACCCCATTCTGTACTGCTTTGTCAATGAGGGGGCCCGAAACGACGTCACCAAGACTCTGGCCTCCCTGGTACGCTTTTTCAGCGGGTCTAAAGCCCAAGAGGTAGCCAATGCTTCTCTCACAGTAGAGACCCCTCTTTCCTCTAAGAAGACTAGCTTTTACAGTCCTTCTGACGCCCTAGTGCTTAGGGATGAGGACTTACAAATGACTATATTGACTTTGAATAAATAG